One Calditrichia bacterium DNA window includes the following coding sequences:
- a CDS encoding asparagine synthetase B, whose translation MLFPTFGGAQHLLIPMDFVQSDHLKAYGLAYWTLTKGINVEWLLNYRSGAFLMPAFPGLESECRIRGIKYELVGPTEVNNIYATIEGENMERVLLEKAPKIAIYTPTNKQPWDDAVTLALTYAEVPYDKIYDDEMLDGKLSEYDWLHLHHEDFTGQYGKFYSAFRNAAWYQEEVRVNEAMAHKHGFSSVSELKKSVAREIKQYIVGGGFIFAMCSATDALDIALSAEGVDIVETPFDGTPIQGNYQQALDFSKTLAFENFKLYPDPNLYEFSDIDIPPSYAPRIRDPEMDYFTLFQFSAKYDPVPTMLTQNHVSVVKGFMGQTTMFNRAKIKPSIVVMGEVEGTDEVRYIHGNAGKGTFTFYGGHDPEDYTHAVGDPPTQLELHKNSPGYRLILNNVLFPAAKKKKLKT comes from the coding sequence ATGTTGTTTCCAACGTTTGGTGGCGCACAGCATCTGTTGATTCCGATGGATTTTGTGCAATCCGATCACCTGAAAGCCTATGGATTGGCGTATTGGACGCTCACCAAAGGCATCAACGTGGAGTGGCTGCTCAATTACCGCAGCGGTGCTTTTTTGATGCCCGCCTTTCCGGGATTGGAAAGCGAATGCCGGATTCGCGGCATCAAATACGAGCTGGTTGGTCCAACGGAAGTGAACAATATTTACGCCACCATCGAAGGCGAAAATATGGAACGGGTGCTGCTGGAAAAAGCGCCCAAAATTGCCATTTATACACCCACCAACAAACAACCCTGGGATGATGCCGTAACCCTCGCGCTCACTTACGCCGAGGTGCCGTATGACAAAATTTATGACGATGAAATGCTGGACGGAAAACTGAGCGAATACGACTGGCTGCACCTTCACCACGAAGATTTTACCGGACAGTACGGCAAGTTTTACAGCGCATTTCGCAATGCGGCGTGGTATCAGGAAGAAGTGCGGGTGAATGAAGCGATGGCCCACAAACACGGATTTTCCAGCGTTTCCGAGCTGAAAAAAAGCGTGGCGCGGGAGATCAAACAATATATTGTTGGCGGCGGCTTCATTTTTGCGATGTGCTCCGCAACGGATGCGCTCGATATCGCGCTTTCCGCGGAAGGGGTGGACATCGTTGAAACACCGTTCGACGGCACGCCGATTCAGGGTAACTATCAGCAGGCACTGGACTTTAGCAAAACGCTGGCATTCGAAAATTTCAAATTGTATCCCGATCCGAATTTATACGAATTTTCCGATATCGATATTCCGCCGAGTTATGCGCCGCGCATCCGCGATCCCGAAATGGACTATTTCACCCTGTTCCAGTTTTCGGCGAAATACGATCCGGTGCCAACAATGCTCACCCAAAATCATGTGAGTGTGGTGAAAGGTTTTATGGGACAAACCACGATGTTCAATCGCGCCAAAATCAAGCCGTCGATTGTGGTGATGGGCGAGGTGGAAGGCACGGACGAAGTGCGCTACATTCACGGAAATGCCGGAAAAGGCACCTTCACATTTTACGGCGGACACGATCCGGAGGACTACACCCACGCCGTCGGCGATCCGCCCACCCAGTTGGAATTGCACAAAAATTCACCCGGTTACCGGCTGATTCTCAACAACGTGCTGTTCCCGGCTGCGAAAAAGAAGAAGTTGAAAACGTGA
- a CDS encoding peptidyl-prolyl cis-trans isomerase: MKNMKKWIVACTAALLLSVVLNSCGDSQKPDDTAIVAEVGDYKITVAELKNRLEQDYKDKAISEITAEEKQQSLDKLIDVRRKAVWAVRQQLEKDPAYQTELEKFSDRTLAMSLYQEKVIDEMFPSAMMEKYYDWFFTDVKAVVVKIGFRGAGINEDRSEAEAYELAEKYASELAISQDAVLAAKTLSEGNKKAVLANPYTIGRMPMKGDSLIFNTAVGSVGGPVKLSEALVLVKVLEKQTREKDRTLDSVRGELLRIFRGQQRNEEASKFNALSEQFRRKYNAIAYDAGINELVNTINQWGKSPQPKITDFSDEQRKIIIGEVQGEPIYSGGFLDFASDMLTRDYSVIGNFSSIKERFLMQELNLRSWVLEAKAAGQDKNPKYLEEMERFTLGRLARMIEDKEVNEHVTEVTEAEIETYYRENPDKFSAPARVEVWQIVVNAQPVAQQVYERARNGEDFKALYDEFVGKANVPVTHRYELGMITPTHRMKEIADAAFAAGGNNLTQPVEFNNSYHIIKTGKFEPEKVKDLASVRSSVQAAVLNEKRGKRREQVESEISAAVSAEVHSDVLKAIG; encoded by the coding sequence ATGAAAAATATGAAAAAATGGATTGTCGCTTGCACGGCTGCGCTGCTGCTGTCCGTGGTTTTGAACAGTTGCGGCGATAGCCAAAAACCGGATGACACAGCCATTGTCGCTGAAGTCGGCGATTACAAAATTACCGTCGCGGAGCTGAAAAACCGCCTCGAACAGGATTATAAAGACAAAGCCATCAGCGAAATTACCGCCGAAGAAAAACAGCAGTCACTGGATAAACTGATCGATGTTCGCCGGAAAGCGGTGTGGGCTGTTCGCCAGCAACTGGAAAAAGATCCGGCGTATCAGACGGAGCTGGAAAAATTTTCCGATCGCACGCTTGCAATGAGTTTGTATCAGGAAAAAGTGATCGACGAGATGTTCCCCAGCGCCATGATGGAAAAATATTACGACTGGTTTTTCACCGATGTGAAAGCGGTTGTGGTAAAAATCGGATTTCGCGGCGCGGGAATCAACGAAGACCGCAGCGAAGCGGAAGCTTACGAACTCGCTGAAAAATACGCCAGCGAACTGGCAATCAGTCAGGATGCGGTGCTGGCCGCCAAAACGCTATCCGAAGGCAACAAAAAAGCCGTGCTTGCCAATCCCTACACCATCGGGCGAATGCCGATGAAAGGCGACAGCCTGATATTTAACACCGCGGTCGGCAGCGTTGGCGGACCCGTCAAATTGTCGGAAGCGCTGGTTTTGGTGAAGGTATTGGAGAAACAAACGCGCGAAAAAGATCGCACACTCGATAGCGTTCGCGGCGAACTGCTGCGCATTTTCCGGGGGCAGCAGCGCAACGAAGAAGCGAGCAAATTTAATGCATTATCTGAACAATTCCGGAGAAAATACAACGCTATTGCATACGATGCCGGAATAAATGAGTTGGTGAACACCATCAACCAATGGGGAAAATCGCCGCAACCGAAAATTACGGATTTCAGCGATGAGCAACGAAAAATTATCATCGGCGAGGTTCAGGGCGAACCCATCTACTCCGGTGGTTTCCTCGATTTTGCGAGCGATATGCTGACCCGCGATTACAGCGTTATTGGCAATTTCAGCAGCATCAAAGAGCGATTCTTGATGCAGGAACTCAATTTGAGAAGCTGGGTTTTGGAAGCAAAAGCAGCAGGGCAGGACAAAAATCCGAAATATCTGGAAGAAATGGAACGCTTCACTTTGGGCCGGTTAGCCCGGATGATCGAAGATAAAGAAGTGAACGAGCATGTGACGGAAGTGACGGAAGCGGAGATCGAAACGTATTACCGGGAAAATCCCGATAAATTTAGCGCCCCGGCGCGCGTCGAGGTTTGGCAGATTGTCGTAAACGCGCAGCCCGTTGCCCAACAAGTTTACGAACGCGCCCGCAACGGCGAAGATTTTAAAGCGCTGTATGATGAATTTGTCGGGAAAGCAAATGTGCCGGTGACCCATCGATATGAATTGGGAATGATTACCCCGACGCACCGGATGAAAGAAATCGCGGATGCCGCATTTGCAGCCGGTGGAAACAACCTCACCCAACCTGTTGAATTTAATAATAGTTACCACATTATTAAAACCGGCAAGTTTGAACCTGAAAAAGTAAAAGATCTGGCATCTGTGCGAAGCTCTGTTCAGGCGGCGGTGCTGAATGAAAAACGCGGCAAACGCCGCGAACAGGTCGAATCGGAAATCAGCGCAGCAGTCAGCGCAGAAGTTCACAGCGATGTGCTAAAGGCAATCGGTTGA
- the mfd gene encoding transcription-repair coupling factor, with protein sequence MLKLKPSFYELPEFRQLLTLINTGKPVRLRGIYGSFLAFVINFIREHHEKPQLIVLPEADEAEKLVDDLRAFMPESHAVYFPSAEVVPFDKGMFTPALYSMRMNALAAAVEQPAPVLVTTPPGLLRRVPMPQSFQRNIVRLKVGEDFERELLIEWLAESGYIRMPIIEEIGQFSVRGGILDVFSFESEVPCRIEFFGDTIESLREFDVLSQLSIDQVPQVRLLGKSPEDTDTATIFDYFSKNNILFWEDPARCKIALQNWWEDAAARFDTHGKDLGFTEPDQAYLNANEFETAVTKLQPLTHEHLGNRGQSDLDFQSTPPAAFHGNMKLLVDHLQRTLIKPPQNERREIWLLHDGKASRNRLEDILAAEVGFIPPMQFYDGELHDGFALPQHNLECLTDHEVFNRLRMRRKKRRLRVSGSLIRNLQTMEYGDYVVHIDYGVGKYVGTERIKVVGFEKECIKLLYLDDDVLYVTLDKLNRIQRYVSEEGFTPKLTKLGSAEWERVKSRTRKSVEGVARELVELYAKRLSQQGFAFSEDTLWQKEMEASFPFEDTPDQAKAAAEVKQDMEKIKPMDRLVCGDVGYGKTEIAVRAAFKAVMEGKQVAVLVPTTILAQQHFNTFSERVANFPVRVEVVSRFRSKKEQKEALDKLERGQVDIIIGTHRLLSKDVKFKELGLLVIDEEQRFGVTHKEKLKQLKINVDTLTLTATPIPRTLHMSLMGARDLSIVDTPPGNRLPIMTEITTWDSELVYKAITYEMNRGGQVFFVHNRVQSIDAVANTVKAIVPKARIAVAHGQMNEHELEDIMDRFYHKKYDVLIATMIIENGVDIPNCNTIIINRADRFGLAQLYQLRGRVGRSDRQAYAYLIIPPQERLSDTSLKRLYAIEEFGDLGSGLKIAMRDLEIRGAGNLLGHKQSGFINAVGYDLYRKILQEAVEAIQNETLPENFLEDRMPRVDASVEIDVEMYLPDDYIGAPNEKVIIYHRLVNLDEMTMIDNLVSELRDRFGPLPEPAERLVEMVKIKKLASRLFIKSVKVSKQKMILVFDERATAKDAFIEKQLPKYIDQTIAPLKFVQTEQLKAHVTLKGRDDNDRISFAKFFLQNI encoded by the coding sequence ATGCTAAAATTAAAACCCTCCTTTTATGAACTGCCGGAATTCCGTCAGTTGCTCACGCTGATCAACACCGGAAAGCCTGTGCGCCTGCGCGGGATTTATGGCTCGTTTCTGGCGTTTGTCATCAATTTTATTCGCGAACACCACGAAAAACCGCAATTGATTGTGCTGCCGGAAGCCGACGAAGCCGAAAAACTGGTGGACGATCTGCGGGCATTTATGCCGGAATCGCACGCGGTGTATTTCCCGTCTGCGGAAGTTGTGCCGTTCGATAAAGGCATGTTCACACCCGCGCTATACAGCATGCGAATGAATGCGCTGGCGGCAGCAGTGGAGCAACCTGCGCCGGTGCTGGTCACCACGCCGCCGGGATTGTTGCGCCGCGTGCCAATGCCGCAATCGTTTCAGCGGAACATTGTGCGGCTGAAAGTCGGTGAAGATTTCGAGCGGGAATTGCTGATCGAATGGCTGGCGGAAAGCGGTTACATTCGCATGCCGATTATCGAAGAAATCGGGCAGTTCAGCGTTCGCGGCGGCATTCTGGATGTGTTCTCGTTTGAATCGGAAGTGCCCTGTCGCATCGAATTTTTTGGCGACACCATCGAGTCTTTGCGGGAATTTGACGTGCTTTCGCAGTTATCGATCGATCAGGTGCCGCAGGTGCGGCTGCTCGGCAAATCGCCGGAAGATACCGACACCGCAACCATTTTTGACTATTTTTCGAAAAACAACATCCTGTTTTGGGAAGATCCTGCCCGTTGCAAAATTGCCCTGCAAAATTGGTGGGAAGATGCCGCCGCCCGGTTCGATACCCACGGAAAAGATCTCGGTTTCACCGAACCGGACCAGGCGTATTTGAACGCGAATGAATTTGAAACAGCCGTCACAAAACTGCAACCGCTCACCCACGAACACCTCGGCAATCGCGGACAATCCGATCTGGATTTTCAATCGACACCGCCAGCGGCGTTCCACGGCAACATGAAATTGCTGGTCGATCACCTGCAGCGAACGCTCATCAAACCGCCGCAAAACGAACGCCGGGAAATCTGGCTGCTGCACGACGGAAAAGCATCGCGCAACAGGTTGGAAGATATTCTCGCGGCGGAAGTCGGGTTTATTCCACCGATGCAATTTTACGATGGCGAACTGCACGACGGTTTCGCGCTGCCGCAGCACAATCTGGAATGCCTCACCGATCACGAAGTATTCAATCGCCTGCGGATGCGCCGCAAAAAACGGCGGCTTCGGGTTTCCGGAAGTTTGATCCGGAATCTGCAAACTATGGAATACGGCGATTACGTGGTGCACATCGATTACGGTGTGGGCAAATACGTGGGCACGGAGCGCATCAAAGTGGTCGGGTTCGAGAAAGAATGCATCAAGCTGCTTTACCTCGATGACGACGTGCTTTACGTAACGCTGGACAAACTCAACCGCATTCAGCGATACGTCAGCGAAGAAGGTTTCACGCCAAAACTGACCAAACTCGGCAGCGCGGAATGGGAACGGGTGAAAAGCCGCACCCGAAAATCCGTGGAAGGCGTGGCGCGGGAATTGGTGGAATTGTATGCCAAACGACTCTCACAACAGGGATTCGCATTCAGCGAAGATACGCTTTGGCAAAAGGAAATGGAAGCATCGTTCCCGTTTGAAGATACGCCGGATCAGGCCAAAGCCGCCGCCGAAGTAAAGCAGGATATGGAAAAAATTAAACCGATGGATCGCCTCGTTTGCGGCGATGTCGGTTACGGCAAAACCGAAATCGCGGTTCGTGCCGCTTTCAAAGCGGTGATGGAAGGAAAGCAGGTTGCCGTGCTCGTGCCCACCACCATTTTGGCGCAGCAGCATTTCAACACCTTTTCGGAACGGGTGGCTAATTTTCCGGTCCGGGTGGAAGTGGTGTCACGTTTCCGCAGCAAAAAGGAGCAAAAAGAGGCGCTGGATAAACTGGAACGTGGTCAGGTGGATATCATCATCGGTACCCATCGTCTGCTTTCTAAAGATGTGAAATTTAAGGAATTAGGGCTTCTGGTTATCGATGAAGAACAGCGATTTGGCGTGACCCACAAAGAGAAATTGAAACAGCTCAAGATTAATGTGGATACGCTGACACTCACCGCGACGCCGATTCCCAGAACGCTGCACATGTCGCTGATGGGCGCGCGCGATTTATCGATTGTGGATACGCCGCCGGGCAACCGCCTGCCGATCATGACCGAAATTACCACATGGGATTCCGAACTGGTTTACAAAGCGATCACCTACGAAATGAATCGCGGCGGACAGGTATTTTTTGTGCACAATCGCGTGCAAAGCATCGATGCGGTTGCGAATACCGTGAAAGCCATCGTCCCGAAAGCGCGCATTGCCGTTGCCCACGGGCAAATGAACGAGCACGAGCTGGAAGACATAATGGATCGCTTTTACCACAAAAAATACGACGTGCTCATCGCCACAATGATCATCGAAAACGGGGTGGATATTCCCAATTGCAACACGATTATCATCAACCGGGCGGATCGGTTCGGGCTGGCGCAATTGTATCAGTTGCGCGGACGGGTCGGGCGATCGGATCGCCAGGCGTACGCTTATTTGATCATCCCGCCACAGGAACGCCTTAGCGATACCTCGCTGAAACGGCTGTACGCCATCGAGGAATTTGGCGATCTCGGCTCCGGGCTGAAAATCGCGATGCGCGATCTGGAAATTCGCGGTGCGGGCAATTTGCTCGGGCACAAACAAAGCGGGTTCATCAACGCGGTCGGTTACGATTTGTATCGCAAAATTTTGCAGGAAGCCGTGGAAGCCATCCAAAACGAAACGCTGCCGGAAAACTTCCTCGAAGATCGCATGCCGCGCGTGGATGCATCGGTGGAAATTGATGTGGAAATGTATCTGCCGGATGATTACATCGGCGCGCCGAATGAGAAGGTGATTATCTATCACCGGTTGGTGAATCTCGATGAAATGACCATGATCGACAACCTGGTTTCTGAACTGCGCGACCGTTTCGGGCCGTTGCCGGAACCTGCCGAACGGTTGGTGGAAATGGTCAAAATCAAAAAACTGGCGTCGCGATTGTTCATCAAATCCGTGAAAGTCAGCAAACAAAAAATGATACTGGTTTTCGACGAACGTGCCACCGCAAAAGATGCGTTTATCGAAAAACAATTGCCAAAATATATCGACCAGACAATAGCGCCGCTAAAATTTGTGCAAACGGAACAATTGAAAGCACATGTTACGTTAAAAGGTCGCGATGACAACGACCGCATCAGCTTTGCTAAATTTTTCTTGCAGAATATATGA
- a CDS encoding tetratricopeptide repeat protein, which translates to MKSRIFMLMLLIATAFSGMLPAQNAREKQDPNDIREEQQYRLAQRYQRNSQFDYVIQILKPLLQKRPGDVRYYAALLDAYLKLKQFDNAFNLVDAQVSRYPENPRYIVDAGDVRYKSGDQAGARKIWSDLLKKESNDISVYTLLANAYIENRLYDETVVLYRDAIKKFPDKSFLVRSLADFHRQRLEFRNALDMYLQYVELEPQNFQSAARAVLSFELENAQIDTLSDIFEQKIRRSKEPQVQLLAAKFFQKHKRYDQALSILESLETDQSSGRYLEEFARTARSDSSYALALRAYQRIIERFPKSNLALTAYLGAAQCNLSLAHENSDQKYARQTIDMIKQVQQKYPDNANLGSLALLEGDVYRDFFFDLDRAIDIYNDVAKQYANHRRVSDEAQFKSGESYMMRGDLNRAEAELDQVGEGAMAGRALLLKARIAMYRNDFDTANELIGQVLGKAGIEGEETNDALALQTLLVNQSLAPDALKFYVAANWLLFQQKKNEAITQLQKALDTNPPAHFRVKILLEAARLAESVGKFPDALEYCNRVVQDAELNLYADEALFIMATITDNRLNDVPQAFRLYDQILADFPNSQFAIPARDRLRKMRVQYPELVP; encoded by the coding sequence TTGAAATCACGTATTTTTATGCTGATGTTGCTGATTGCAACCGCATTTTCCGGCATGTTGCCGGCCCAAAACGCCCGCGAAAAACAAGATCCCAACGATATCCGAGAAGAGCAGCAATATCGGCTGGCACAGCGATATCAGCGCAACAGCCAATTCGATTACGTGATTCAAATTCTCAAGCCTTTGTTGCAAAAACGACCCGGGGATGTCCGTTATTACGCCGCATTACTGGATGCCTATCTCAAGTTAAAACAATTTGATAACGCCTTTAATTTGGTAGATGCGCAGGTTTCCCGATACCCGGAAAATCCCCGCTACATTGTTGATGCCGGGGATGTTCGCTACAAATCCGGCGATCAGGCGGGTGCCCGAAAAATCTGGAGTGATTTGCTCAAAAAAGAGTCGAATGACATCAGCGTTTACACCCTTTTGGCGAATGCATATATCGAAAATCGGCTGTATGACGAAACCGTTGTGCTCTATCGCGATGCCATCAAAAAATTTCCCGATAAATCATTTCTGGTCCGCAGTCTTGCCGATTTTCACCGGCAGCGGCTGGAATTTCGCAATGCGCTGGATATGTATTTGCAATATGTTGAGTTAGAGCCGCAAAATTTCCAGAGTGCGGCACGGGCGGTTCTCTCGTTCGAGCTTGAAAATGCCCAAATCGACACGCTTTCCGATATTTTTGAACAGAAAATCCGGCGCAGCAAAGAGCCGCAGGTGCAACTGCTGGCAGCCAAATTTTTCCAGAAACACAAACGCTACGATCAGGCGCTGTCCATTTTGGAATCGTTGGAAACAGACCAGTCATCCGGGCGATATTTGGAAGAATTTGCCCGAACTGCGCGCTCGGATTCATCGTATGCGCTGGCGCTGCGGGCGTATCAGCGCATCATCGAGCGATTCCCGAAATCCAATCTGGCGCTGACGGCTTATCTGGGCGCGGCGCAGTGCAATTTGTCGCTGGCACATGAAAACAGCGATCAAAAATACGCCCGCCAAACGATCGATATGATTAAACAGGTGCAGCAAAAATATCCCGATAACGCCAATCTGGGCAGTTTAGCTTTGCTGGAAGGCGATGTGTATCGCGATTTTTTCTTCGATCTGGATCGGGCAATTGATATTTATAATGATGTTGCAAAACAATACGCCAATCACCGGCGCGTCAGCGATGAGGCGCAGTTCAAATCCGGCGAAAGTTACATGATGCGCGGTGATCTCAATCGCGCCGAAGCCGAACTCGATCAGGTTGGCGAAGGTGCGATGGCCGGTCGGGCGCTGCTGCTGAAAGCGCGAATCGCGATGTATCGCAACGATTTCGACACGGCAAACGAGCTGATCGGGCAGGTGTTGGGTAAAGCGGGCATCGAAGGCGAAGAAACCAACGATGCGCTGGCGCTGCAAACCTTGCTGGTCAACCAATCGCTGGCACCCGATGCACTCAAATTTTATGTTGCGGCAAACTGGCTGCTGTTTCAGCAGAAAAAAAACGAGGCGATTACCCAGCTCCAAAAAGCGCTGGATACCAATCCGCCGGCGCATTTCCGGGTGAAAATTTTGCTGGAAGCTGCACGATTGGCGGAATCTGTCGGTAAATTTCCCGATGCGCTGGAATACTGCAACCGGGTGGTTCAGGATGCGGAATTGAATTTATACGCCGATGAAGCGCTGTTCATCATGGCAACCATCACCGATAACCGACTGAACGATGTGCCGCAGGCGTTCCGGTTGTACGACCAGATTTTGGCGGATTTCCCGAACAGCCAGTTCGCGATTCCGGCCCGCGACCGGCTGCGAAAAATGCGGGTTCAATATCCGGAATTGGTACCGTAG